A part of Candidatus Electrothrix aestuarii genomic DNA contains:
- a CDS encoding FG-GAP repeat protein → MLIKILLRTLLTGVLFVLPAVRTAHSAFDSNAVQKLLASDAVSSDYFGFSVAVDGDTALIGAWGDDDGGDRSGSAYIFTRSEGVWTQQAKLTASDASIWDYFGGAVALSGDTALIGASRNDHAGDWSGAAYVFTRSGGVWTQQAKLTASDATSLDYFGQSLSLSGDTALIGAWGDDNGGDWSGAAYVFIRSGGVWTQQAKLTASDPATQANFGRSVSLSGNTALVGADYDNNDGLRSGAAYVFTRSGGVWTEQTKLTASDAAASDWFGISVSLSGDTALIGAYLDDDGCADSGSAYVFVRAGDGTWSEQAKLTASDSATNDLFGGSVVVDGDTALVGAYQNDDGGTDSGSAYVFTRNGTTWTQQQKLTAPDETAEDRFGVFVSLSGDTALIGANSNDDDGTDSGSAYIFTESGGNSNALAPIISLLLLLNNKNNDLNIPEGHPRLWWNADRLDQAKEWYATHLFEPSSDTGLYGDPLGNAFKYLLTGETQYCGVAMGYVNAALDTFPMDGLTCDECRWHGENIITVYDWCYDALSQDDLNLIRDRMNETVAYWNTAYWGGTGTTEDGQSFAESNYYWGYLRNSLMWGIASHGENPEAPAFVEHALQGRWEGISLPHIASCNGSGIPAEGTSYGPYVLHYPLIPFASMELFGRDMMFGDSDFYAKAVFSTIYQALPDTFLNPGATTAKFSLFPYGDAAPFAQDYNPTSYSGGAAGPAQDTRLAEFMTYTAQHFGSNPIAGFARRWIARAEQGLSEELVQYYLASLGQGGEEQLDFSLLPLDYYGASSCMAQAYARSSWDSNNNTALHLQLISPPLLGHEHRDSGNWQLRRKGRWLVREISGRGNNSGWNIPGYAGQDIVDVQETIAHNTLLFGGEGQATTGSGVPELLRLESRDDFFFAVSDLTPGYHSSIDNERYGNEHIAHAEREFLFVRPLESLIILDRMESADTNTAKTFLMHVQNTLQTSGSNSYLNVNGDQTVRLTTLVPAEPIYRVIDQRNAKYPYSYRLEVETSGTGIQYFLHVVQARDSSASDLDITFEENETSFVINLLKQGAPGCAKVVLDKGLHSSGGQFGYAVDATDCSQVELTALRDGIQPITVNSQGVSWEK, encoded by the coding sequence GTGCTGATAAAAATTTTGCTCAGGACATTGCTGACAGGAGTTCTTTTTGTTCTACCAGCCGTACGGACAGCTCACAGTGCTTTTGATTCGAATGCTGTGCAGAAGCTGCTGGCCTCGGACGCAGTCAGCTCGGACTATTTCGGTTTTTCTGTGGCCGTGGACGGCGATACAGCTTTGATCGGGGCCTGGGGAGATGACGACGGTGGAGATCGGTCTGGATCAGCATATATCTTCACCCGTTCGGAAGGTGTCTGGACTCAGCAGGCCAAACTTACAGCCTCGGATGCGAGCATCTGGGACTATTTCGGTGGGGCGGTAGCCCTATCTGGCGATACCGCCCTAATAGGGGCCTCGCGAAATGACCACGCTGGAGACTGGTCTGGAGCGGCTTATGTCTTTACCCGTTCGGGAGGTGTCTGGACGCAGCAGGCGAAACTGACTGCCTCGGATGCAACATCCTTAGACTATTTCGGCCAGTCCCTGTCCCTGTCCGGCGACACAGCTTTGATCGGGGCCTGGGGAGACGACAACGGTGGAGATTGGTCCGGCGCGGCCTATGTCTTTATCCGTTCGGGAGGTGTCTGGACGCAGCAGGCGAAACTGACTGCCTCGGATCCGGCCACTCAAGCCAATTTCGGAAGGTCCGTGTCCCTGTCCGGTAACACAGCCCTCGTCGGGGCTGACTACGATAACAACGACGGACTTCGCTCTGGAGCGGCCTATGTTTTCACCCGTTCGGGAGGTGTCTGGACCGAGCAGACTAAATTGACTGCCTCGGATGCGGCAGCCTCGGATTGGTTCGGCATTTCCGTATCGTTATCTGGCGACACAGCTCTGATAGGGGCCTATTTGGACGACGATGGGTGCGCTGACTCAGGCTCGGCATATGTATTTGTCCGCGCTGGAGACGGAACTTGGAGTGAGCAGGCGAAACTGACCGCCTCAGACTCGGCCACCAATGATCTATTCGGCGGATCCGTGGTCGTGGACGGTGATACAGCCTTGGTAGGTGCCTACCAGAATGACGATGGAGGTACTGACTCAGGCTCGGCGTATGTCTTCACTCGTAACGGCACGACATGGACCCAGCAGCAGAAACTGACCGCACCAGACGAGACTGCCGAAGACCGATTTGGTGTTTTCGTCTCTTTGTCTGGCGACACAGCCCTGATAGGGGCCAACTCGAACGACGATGATGGTACTGACTCCGGCTCCGCCTATATTTTCACGGAAAGCGGAGGAAACAGTAATGCTCTTGCACCGATAATCAGTCTGTTGTTGTTGTTGAATAACAAAAATAACGACCTGAATATTCCCGAAGGTCATCCGCGCCTGTGGTGGAACGCGGACCGACTTGACCAAGCCAAGGAGTGGTATGCGACCCACCTCTTTGAGCCTTCGAGCGATACTGGTCTGTATGGCGATCCGCTCGGTAATGCCTTCAAGTATCTGCTCACTGGCGAGACACAGTATTGCGGTGTTGCTATGGGGTATGTCAACGCTGCTCTCGACACTTTTCCCATGGACGGATTGACCTGCGATGAATGTCGGTGGCACGGTGAAAATATTATCACTGTATACGACTGGTGCTATGATGCCTTGTCACAGGATGACCTTAACTTGATACGTGATAGAATGAATGAAACTGTGGCATATTGGAATACTGCTTATTGGGGAGGAACCGGTACAACTGAGGACGGCCAGAGCTTTGCGGAAAGTAACTACTATTGGGGGTACCTGCGCAACAGTCTGATGTGGGGAATAGCCAGTCACGGAGAAAATCCAGAGGCCCCTGCTTTTGTCGAGCATGCCTTGCAGGGTCGTTGGGAGGGAATCTCTCTTCCTCATATAGCGTCTTGTAACGGTTCAGGCATTCCGGCCGAGGGCACTTCGTATGGCCCCTATGTTCTGCACTATCCGCTTATCCCGTTTGCCAGTATGGAATTATTCGGTCGGGATATGATGTTCGGCGACTCCGATTTTTATGCAAAGGCTGTTTTTTCTACAATTTACCAAGCCCTACCGGATACCTTTCTCAATCCGGGAGCTACAACAGCAAAGTTTAGCCTGTTTCCGTACGGAGATGCTGCTCCTTTTGCCCAAGATTACAATCCGACATCATATTCCGGGGGGGCAGCTGGACCGGCTCAGGATACTCGTTTGGCTGAATTTATGACGTACACAGCCCAACATTTCGGCAGCAATCCTATCGCGGGATTCGCCAGACGCTGGATTGCCCGTGCCGAACAGGGACTCTCGGAAGAATTGGTCCAGTATTATCTTGCTTCGTTGGGACAGGGAGGAGAAGAGCAGCTTGACTTCAGTTTACTTCCTTTGGACTATTATGGAGCCTCCTCCTGCATGGCCCAAGCGTATGCCCGCAGCAGTTGGGATTCGAATAACAACACAGCTCTTCATCTTCAGCTCATATCACCGCCTCTTCTGGGGCACGAGCATCGTGACAGCGGTAACTGGCAGCTTCGGAGAAAAGGACGTTGGTTGGTACGGGAAATATCTGGTCGCGGTAATAACAGTGGCTGGAATATTCCGGGATATGCAGGTCAAGATATTGTAGATGTTCAGGAAACAATCGCGCATAATACCTTGCTGTTCGGGGGAGAGGGGCAGGCCACTACCGGCTCTGGAGTTCCCGAACTCTTGCGATTGGAGAGCCGAGATGATTTCTTTTTTGCGGTCAGCGATTTGACGCCCGGTTATCATTCATCAATTGACAACGAACGCTATGGAAACGAACATATAGCCCATGCGGAACGAGAATTCCTCTTTGTCCGACCTCTGGAGAGTCTGATTATTCTGGACCGTATGGAATCAGCTGATACGAATACAGCCAAGACCTTTCTCATGCATGTGCAGAATACTCTGCAGACATCAGGAAGTAATTCCTATCTGAATGTCAACGGAGATCAGACGGTACGTTTGACCACTTTGGTGCCAGCTGAACCGATATATCGGGTTATAGATCAGCGCAATGCCAAGTATCCGTATTCCTACAGGCTTGAGGTGGAGACAAGCGGGACAGGTATCCAGTATTTTCTTCATGTGGTTCAGGCACGAGACAGCAGTGCTTCGGATCTTGATATTACCTTTGAAGAAAACGAAACATCCTTTGTCATCAATCTGTTGAAACAGGGAGCACCCGGATGCGCTAAAGTTGTTCTGGATAAAGGGCTTCACAGTTCAGGAGGTCAGTTTGGCTATGCTGTGGATGCTACAGATTGTAGTCAGGTTGAGCTTACAGCGTTACGTGATGGTATCCAACCGATTACAGTGAACAGTCAAGGTGTCAGCTGGGAAAAATAA
- the aroA gene encoding 3-phosphoshikimate 1-carboxyvinyltransferase: MKEITPVHTLDAVVQVPGSKSLTQRALIAAALACGESTLIGPLASEDTAYTMKALRQMGIAVDESDPCAWVVQGAGGRMQTPTEDIFLGNNGTATRFLTSVAALGKGRFRITGGERMAERPIEPLIHALRGWRVQIQSEAANGCPPLSIDAAGLYGGKTILPEGKSSQYLSSLLLVAPYAAEAAELLVEGEVFSQPYVKMTLAVMADFGIWCEVSPNMDYFQIPQGCYRGVRYQVEGDASGASYFWAAAAVTGGKVTVANVPVPSLQGDAQLVPLLERMGCEVERFQGGIAVQGPAKLQGIEVDMGDMPDVAPTLAVVAAFAEGTTVINNIAHLRIKECDRLAVMVSELRKMGADMEEEEDRMIIHGQAGGANLHGADIETYEDHRIAMCFAVAGLRVAGVKVHGEECVAKSFPDFWERFEGMVG, encoded by the coding sequence ATGAAAGAAATAACTCCGGTTCATACCTTAGATGCTGTTGTCCAAGTACCTGGCTCAAAAAGCCTGACCCAACGCGCTCTGATTGCTGCTGCCTTGGCCTGCGGGGAATCCACCCTTATCGGCCCGCTTGCCAGTGAGGATACTGCCTATACCATGAAAGCCCTGCGCCAGATGGGCATAGCGGTCGATGAGAGTGATCCTTGTGCCTGGGTCGTGCAGGGGGCAGGGGGGAGGATGCAGACACCGACGGAGGATATTTTCCTCGGTAATAACGGAACCGCCACCCGTTTTCTCACCTCAGTGGCTGCTCTGGGCAAAGGCCGCTTCCGCATCACCGGTGGAGAGCGCATGGCCGAGCGCCCCATTGAGCCGCTTATCCATGCCTTGCGCGGTTGGCGAGTACAGATTCAGAGCGAGGCAGCCAATGGTTGTCCTCCCCTGTCCATAGATGCGGCAGGGCTTTACGGGGGCAAGACGATTCTGCCGGAAGGGAAGTCCAGTCAATATCTTTCCTCTCTGCTGCTGGTTGCGCCCTATGCTGCTGAGGCAGCAGAGTTGCTGGTGGAAGGCGAGGTCTTTTCGCAGCCCTATGTCAAGATGACCCTGGCTGTTATGGCGGATTTTGGCATCTGGTGCGAGGTGTCTCCTAATATGGATTATTTCCAAATTCCACAAGGCTGCTATCGTGGCGTCCGCTATCAGGTTGAGGGCGATGCCTCTGGTGCTTCCTATTTTTGGGCCGCTGCTGCGGTGACTGGTGGCAAGGTGACGGTTGCTAATGTGCCGGTACCTTCTTTGCAGGGAGATGCCCAGCTTGTGCCGCTGCTGGAGCGCATGGGCTGCGAGGTGGAGCGCTTTCAGGGGGGGATTGCTGTTCAGGGACCGGCAAAATTGCAGGGGATAGAAGTGGACATGGGCGATATGCCGGATGTGGCCCCGACCTTGGCTGTGGTGGCTGCCTTTGCCGAAGGAACCACGGTGATTAATAATATTGCCCATCTGCGCATCAAGGAATGTGATCGCTTGGCAGTCATGGTCAGTGAGCTGCGCAAGATGGGGGCTGATATGGAAGAGGAAGAGGATCGGATGATCATTCATGGGCAGGCTGGCGGAGCCAATCTACACGGGGCGGATATTGAAACCTATGAGGATCATCGCATCGCCATGTGCTTTGCCGTGGCTGGCTTGCGGGTCGCCGGGGTGAAGGTGCATGGTGAGGAGTGTGTGGCGAAGTCCTTTCCTGATTTTTGGGAGAGGTTTGAGGGGATGGTGGGGTAG